TCCCCGACCGGGAGCTGGAGCGCGAAAAGGAGGTGATCGTCGACGAGATCAACACCTACAAGGATTCGCCCGCCGACCTGATCTACGACACCTTCGAGGACATGCTGTTCGAAGGTTCGGAACTGGGCCACAACATCCTGGGCCGCAAGACGTCGCTGATGCGCTACGACGGCCAGGCGATCCGCGCCTTCACGGCACGCACGCACACCACCGACCAGATGGTATTCTCGTCGATCGGCAACTTCTCGGCCAAGACCGCCGAAGCCGTCGCGGCACGCTATTTCGCCTCGCAGCCCGCCTCGCAGCGCGGTTTCGTGCGCGCTGCGCCCGCGCCTTACCGGGCCTTCGAAAAGACGGTCTCGAAGCACACGCACCAGACCCACTGCATCATCGGCAGCCGGGCATTCGGCATCTCGGAGGATCGGCGGCTGCCGCTGGCCCTCGTGACGAACATTCTCGGAGGTCCGTGCGCCAACTCGCTGCTCAACGTCGTGGTGCGCGAGAAGAACGGACTTTCGTACAACATCGAAGCCAGCTACACGCCCTACGGAGACACGGGCATCGTGGCCATCTATTTCAGTTCGGACCACGGCAACGCGGAACAGTGCATCGAGCTGATCGAAGGACAGTTGCACAAACTGCGCACCGTGCCGCTGACGGCGCGCCAGCTGTCGATGGCCAAAAAACAGTTCATCGCCCAGCTGGCCATATCGAGCGAGAGCAACGAAAGCTACATGCTCGGGGCGGGCAAAAGCCTGCTCGTCCACGACGGCATCGACACCATGGAGCAGGTCTACGCCAAGGTCCGCGCCCTGACGGCCCGGCAGCTCACGGAGGTGGCCGAGGAGGTTTTTTCGGATATGTCACGATTAATCTACAAATAAGATGAAAACCGTATTGTTCGTATTACTCGACCAATTCGCCGACTGGGAGTCGGCATTCCTCGCCCCGGCGCTTCGCGGCGGCGTTATGCCGGGACGCCCGGGACGCCACGCCGTGCGGTATGCGACGCCCGGGGGAGTTCCCGTACGCTCGATCGGCGGCATGACCCTCACCCCCGACTGCGATACGGAGACGCTGCCGGACGACTGCGCCGGGCTGATCCTCGTCGGCGGTATGAGCTGGGCGACGCCCGAAACCGAACGGATCGTCCCGCTGGTAAGGGAGGCCCTGTCGCACGGGATTCTCGTCGGTGCGATCTGCAACGCCGCATCGTTCCTCGCGGCCCACGGATTCCTGAACGGCGTAAGGCACACCGGAAACGGCCTCGAAATGCTTCGCGAATGGGGCGGCGCGAACTACACGGGCGAGAAACTCTACCAGGAGCGGCAGGCCGTGCGCGACGGCAATGTCGTGACGGCCAACGGCTCGGGGTATCTGGAATTCACGCGCGAATGCCTGCTCGCGCTCGAAGCCGACACGCCGGAGCAAATCGCCGCATCGTACGCCTTCAACAAACACGGATTTTATCAGGAATAGATGGACGCTCTCGAAAAATACGTCCACGATTTTTCGGAACCCGAGGAGGAGCTGCTGCACGAACTCGACCGCGAGACCAATCTGCGGGCCGTGGCGCCGCGGATGATCTCGGGGCACATTCAGGGCCGTCTGCTGGAGATGCTCGTACGGATGCTGCGGCCCCGGCGGGCGCTCGAAATCGGGACCTTCACGGGTTACTCGGCGCTCTCGATGGCCGCGGGGCTGGAGGAAGGGGCCGAACTGCACACCGTCGAGGTGGACGACGAGCTGGAAGAGTTCATCCGATCGTATTTCGACCGCAGCCCCCACGGCGGCAAAATCCGCCTGCACATCGGCTCGGCGCTCGACATCGCCCCGAAACTGGGCGGCGAATTCGACCTCGTGTTCATTGACGGCGACAAACGCGAATACCCGGCCTATTACCGGATGCTGATGGGCGACGACGGCAGTAAGGCGCTTGTTCACAGCGGATCGGTGCTGATCGCCGACAACATCCTCTGGTCAGGGAAGGTCGTGCAGCCCGTGGCGCACAACGACCGCCACACGCAGGCGCTCCTCGAATTCAACCGCATGGTCGTCGAAGACGCACGGGTGGAGAACGTCATCGTCCCGCTGCGCGACGGGCTGAATCTGATAAGAGTAAAATAAGATGGAAATCAAGGAATTGCAGGAGCGCGTAGACGCCTGGATCCGGGAATACGGCGTGCGCTACTTCTCGGAACTGACCAACATGGCCTGCCTGACCGAAGAGGTGGGGGAGCTGGCCCGCGTGATGGCCCGCAAATACGGCGACCAGTCGTTCAAGGCGGGCGAAAAGGAGAACCTCGCCGACGAAATGGCCGACGTGCTGTGGGTGCTGGTGTGCCTGGCCAACCAGACGGGCGTGGACCTCACGGCGGCCGTCGAGGCCAATTTCGCCAAAAAGACCGCCCGCGACAAGGAGCGTCACCGCGGCAACCCCAAGTTATAAAACGCCGCCGACCGCGGCAAAGCCCCGGCCCGA
This Alistipes shahii WAL 8301 DNA region includes the following protein-coding sequences:
- a CDS encoding M16 family metallopeptidase; this translates as MEFSTYTLPNGIRGIHRQVRNTVAHCALVIGAGSRDEHPAEYGLAHLTEHAFFKGTERRKAWQVNCRLENLGGELNAFTTKEDTTIHATTLKGDFAKAAELIADIAFRSTFPDRELEREKEVIVDEINTYKDSPADLIYDTFEDMLFEGSELGHNILGRKTSLMRYDGQAIRAFTARTHTTDQMVFSSIGNFSAKTAEAVAARYFASQPASQRGFVRAAPAPYRAFEKTVSKHTHQTHCIIGSRAFGISEDRRLPLALVTNILGGPCANSLLNVVVREKNGLSYNIEASYTPYGDTGIVAIYFSSDHGNAEQCIELIEGQLHKLRTVPLTARQLSMAKKQFIAQLAISSESNESYMLGAGKSLLVHDGIDTMEQVYAKVRALTARQLTEVAEEVFSDMSRLIYK
- a CDS encoding type 1 glutamine amidotransferase family protein translates to MKTVLFVLLDQFADWESAFLAPALRGGVMPGRPGRHAVRYATPGGVPVRSIGGMTLTPDCDTETLPDDCAGLILVGGMSWATPETERIVPLVREALSHGILVGAICNAASFLAAHGFLNGVRHTGNGLEMLREWGGANYTGEKLYQERQAVRDGNVVTANGSGYLEFTRECLLALEADTPEQIAASYAFNKHGFYQE
- a CDS encoding O-methyltransferase; translated protein: MDALEKYVHDFSEPEEELLHELDRETNLRAVAPRMISGHIQGRLLEMLVRMLRPRRALEIGTFTGYSALSMAAGLEEGAELHTVEVDDELEEFIRSYFDRSPHGGKIRLHIGSALDIAPKLGGEFDLVFIDGDKREYPAYYRMLMGDDGSKALVHSGSVLIADNILWSGKVVQPVAHNDRHTQALLEFNRMVVEDARVENVIVPLRDGLNLIRVK
- a CDS encoding nucleotide pyrophosphohydrolase, which codes for MEIKELQERVDAWIREYGVRYFSELTNMACLTEEVGELARVMARKYGDQSFKAGEKENLADEMADVLWVLVCLANQTGVDLTAAVEANFAKKTARDKERHRGNPKL